Proteins from one Chitinophaga oryzae genomic window:
- a CDS encoding MFS transporter: protein MDTTASTPRNDPYASLRYKEFNYYLVIRFALVFALAMQFAIIEWKVYALSHDPFSLGLIGLSEVIPAVTLAPFAGHLVDKREKRGLLLKCIIAYLFISTGLFLLTWDKAVAGISTNWILILIYFLVFAGGVVRAFVSPSNFSLLSLLVPRALYANASTWSSSAWQIGGVLGPALGGLCIYWFGVHWSMLLVVAVFLAPLYSLIQIKPKPIYYQERGETFFQGLTSGMRFVWRTKVVLGAMALDMFAVLFGGAVAMLPAFATDVLHVGSLGYGLLRSAPAVGALITMFIIAHRPLVNKPGIKLLAAVFGFGLTIILFGVSTSFWLSMAALLVSGALDGISVIIRQTILQLKTPDDMRGRVAAVSSMFVGSSNELGAFESGFMARKMGLVTSVVFGGCVTLAVVVTTYVISPAMRKLDLKP, encoded by the coding sequence TTGGACACAACGGCCTCTACACCCAGAAACGACCCATACGCTTCGCTACGTTATAAGGAGTTTAACTACTATCTGGTCATCCGCTTTGCACTGGTATTTGCGCTGGCCATGCAGTTCGCCATCATCGAATGGAAAGTATATGCCCTCTCGCACGACCCGTTTTCCCTGGGGTTAATCGGGTTGTCTGAAGTCATCCCTGCCGTTACGCTGGCCCCTTTTGCCGGGCACCTGGTAGACAAGCGGGAGAAGCGGGGACTGTTGCTGAAATGTATCATTGCCTATCTTTTTATCAGCACCGGTTTGTTTCTCCTCACGTGGGACAAAGCGGTGGCAGGCATTTCCACCAATTGGATACTGATCCTGATCTATTTCCTGGTATTTGCCGGCGGAGTGGTGCGAGCTTTTGTGAGTCCGTCCAATTTCTCCCTGTTGTCTTTATTGGTGCCTCGTGCTTTGTATGCCAACGCTTCCACCTGGAGCAGTTCAGCCTGGCAGATTGGCGGTGTGCTGGGACCTGCGCTGGGCGGGCTTTGTATCTACTGGTTCGGCGTACACTGGTCGATGTTGCTGGTAGTAGCTGTTTTCCTGGCGCCGCTTTACAGCCTGATACAGATCAAACCGAAACCTATTTACTACCAGGAGCGAGGAGAGACTTTTTTCCAGGGGCTTACCAGCGGGATGCGTTTCGTGTGGCGGACCAAGGTAGTACTGGGAGCGATGGCGCTGGATATGTTCGCGGTGTTGTTTGGCGGGGCGGTGGCGATGCTGCCGGCTTTTGCCACAGATGTGCTGCACGTGGGCTCGCTGGGATATGGCCTGCTACGTTCCGCACCGGCGGTGGGCGCGCTGATCACCATGTTCATCATAGCGCACCGGCCACTGGTCAACAAACCGGGTATTAAACTGCTGGCGGCCGTGTTTGGCTTTGGCCTGACCATCATTCTTTTCGGAGTGTCTACCAGCTTCTGGCTGTCTATGGCCGCGCTGCTGGTCAGCGGGGCGCTGGACGGTATCAGTGTGATCATCCGCCAGACGATCCTTCAGCTGAAGACGCCGGACGACATGCGCGGCCGTGTTGCCGCTGTCAGTTCCATGTTCGTGGGCTCCTCCAATGAACTGGGAGCTTTTGAGAGCGGCTTTATGGCCAGGAAGATGGGACTGGTCACTTCAGTGGTCTTTGGCGGTTGTGTTACGCTCGCCGTGGTGGTCACCACCTATGTTATCAGTCCGGCCATGCGTAAGCTGGACCTCAAACCGTAA
- a CDS encoding YkgJ family cysteine cluster protein, which yields MSKILEDWEQKAKDKQKANKQFLQKLQTRRGKGVEKLLPDLHEEAFSHIDCMDCARCCKSISPRFKAPDIKRISKYLGMKEGAFIDTYLRIDKDEDYVVKSSPCPFLGGDNGCSIYDVRPGDCANYPYTDSYDFFKRPNITYENSTICPAVFYILEKLKDTMKI from the coding sequence ATGAGCAAGATTTTAGAAGATTGGGAACAAAAGGCCAAAGACAAACAAAAGGCCAACAAACAATTCCTGCAGAAACTGCAAACACGCCGCGGTAAAGGGGTGGAAAAGCTCCTGCCGGACCTTCATGAGGAAGCCTTCAGCCATATCGACTGCATGGACTGCGCCCGCTGCTGCAAGTCTATCAGCCCCCGCTTCAAAGCACCGGACATCAAAAGGATCTCCAAATACCTGGGGATGAAAGAGGGCGCTTTTATTGACACCTACCTGCGCATAGACAAAGATGAGGATTATGTGGTGAAATCAAGCCCCTGCCCGTTTTTAGGGGGAGACAACGGCTGCAGCATCTACGACGTGCGCCCGGGCGACTGCGCCAACTACCCTTATACCGATAGTTACGACTTTTTCAAACGGCCCAATATCACTTACGAGAACAGCACCATCTGTCCCGCCGTATTTTACATACTGGAAAAGTTGAAAGACACCATGAAAATTTAA
- a CDS encoding MmcQ/YjbR family DNA-binding protein yields the protein MDIEQFCQYCISLPGVTEEFPFGEQTLVYKVCGKMFALTDLEEFSSVNLKCDPDEAVELRERYEGVTPGWHMNKKHWNTVDMHSNIPNKLILQWIKNSYDLVVASLPKKEREKLAG from the coding sequence ATGGACATCGAACAATTCTGTCAATACTGCATTTCACTTCCGGGCGTTACGGAAGAATTCCCTTTCGGGGAACAGACCCTTGTGTATAAAGTCTGTGGTAAGATGTTTGCCCTCACCGACCTTGAGGAGTTCAGCAGCGTAAACCTGAAATGTGATCCGGATGAAGCGGTAGAGCTGCGGGAGCGCTACGAGGGCGTTACTCCCGGCTGGCATATGAACAAAAAACACTGGAACACGGTAGATATGCACTCCAATATTCCCAACAAACTGATATTGCAGTGGATCAAAAACTCTTATGATCTTGTGGTGGCCAGTCTGCCTAAAAAAGAGCGCGAAAAGCTGGCCGGTTGA
- a CDS encoding RidA family protein, with protein MKISSIQLQPDPYKPFHLSQGYRAGDLLFISGQTAIGDDGQLQGIGDFDVQAEKAFQNLEKVLKAGGSSLPNVIKVTILLRDMGNFNKIVALRKRFFTAPYPADTIMEVSSLYSPDALIEIEAVAVADDAAAR; from the coding sequence ATGAAAATATCCAGCATTCAACTTCAGCCCGATCCGTATAAACCTTTCCATCTCTCACAAGGGTACCGCGCGGGCGACCTGCTCTTTATCAGCGGACAGACGGCCATTGGCGACGACGGACAGTTACAGGGTATCGGTGACTTTGACGTACAGGCCGAGAAAGCCTTTCAGAACCTCGAAAAGGTGCTGAAGGCCGGCGGCTCCAGTCTGCCTAATGTGATCAAAGTGACTATCCTGCTGCGCGATATGGGCAACTTTAACAAGATCGTGGCCCTGCGTAAACGGTTCTTTACGGCGCCTTATCCGGCAGACACCATCATGGAAGTATCCTCGTTGTATTCTCCGGACGCGCTGATAGAAATTGAAGCGGTGGCGGTGGCCGACGACGCGGCAGCGCGATAA
- the gcvP gene encoding aminomethyl-transferring glycine dehydrogenase, protein MNLFDIQQIEFVHRHIGPNEAEKNQMLENIGTANLDELINKTVPGAIRMQHPLAVPAAMSESDYLRHLKEISLKNKVMRNYIGQGYFDTITPSVILRNVFENPGWYTQYTPYQAEISQGRLESLLNYQTMVSDLTGLPISNASLLDEATAAAEAMTMFFNALNKDHDHVTRPKFFVDTNVYPQTLDVIQTRATPLHIEVVVGDYKTAQFDADYFGALIQYPNNVGGVEDYQEFIQKVHTVGAFAGVATDLLALTLLASPGELGADAAFGSAQRFGVPLGFGGPHAAFFSVKDDFKRSIPGRIIGVSIDAQGQRALRMALQTREQHIKREKATSNICTAQALLANMAAMYAVYHGPEGLKNIATRVALLTTALAEKLQAKGLKLAAGNFFDTIVVEGASDVKAAAEAAGINFRYFANGQVGISLDETATIADVNDILRVFGAGSVDAAGVSNGKAAIPAGLQRTSAYLQHPVFNSYHSESLMMRYLKMLENKDLSLNTSMISLGSCTMKLNAASEMIPLSWAHWSKMHPFAPKEQAGGYLQMTAELGEYLSQITGFDACSLQPNSGAQGEYAGLLVIRQYHESRGEGHRNVMLIPISAHGTNPASAVMAGFKVVVVKALENGYIDVADLKAKAALHANDLAGIMITYPSTYGVYEESVKEICATIHEHGGQVYMDGANMNAQVGLTAPGIIGADVCHLNLHKTFAIPHGGGGPGMGPICVAKHLAPFLPGHVELNNGKVSHAVSAAPFGSASILLISYAYIRMLGNTGLKQASEYAILNANYMKARLEKAYDILYTGVNGTCAHEFIVDLRPFKASAGIEAEDVAKRLMDYGFHAPTMSFPVPGTIMIEPTESEDKGELDRFCDALLAIREEIRAVEEGTADKQNNVLKNAPHTQHVITADEWNRPYGRQQAAYPLEYVKANKFWPSVSRVNNTHGDRNLICTCEPVSAYEESVA, encoded by the coding sequence ATGAATCTTTTTGATATCCAACAAATTGAATTCGTGCACCGTCACATTGGTCCGAATGAAGCTGAGAAGAACCAGATGCTGGAAAACATTGGCACCGCCAATCTGGATGAGCTGATTAACAAAACTGTTCCCGGCGCCATCCGCATGCAGCACCCTCTGGCCGTTCCGGCAGCGATGAGCGAGAGCGACTACCTACGCCATCTGAAGGAGATCTCCCTGAAAAACAAAGTAATGCGTAATTACATTGGCCAGGGTTATTTCGACACGATCACGCCGAGCGTGATCCTGCGCAACGTATTTGAGAACCCGGGATGGTACACGCAGTACACGCCGTACCAGGCGGAGATTTCCCAGGGAAGACTGGAAAGCCTGTTGAACTACCAGACGATGGTCAGCGACCTGACGGGTTTGCCGATCTCCAACGCGTCATTGCTGGATGAAGCCACTGCTGCTGCGGAAGCGATGACCATGTTCTTCAACGCGCTTAACAAAGACCATGACCATGTAACCAGGCCTAAGTTTTTTGTAGATACCAACGTTTATCCCCAAACGCTGGACGTTATCCAGACCCGTGCTACGCCGCTGCACATCGAAGTAGTGGTGGGCGATTACAAAACCGCGCAGTTCGACGCCGATTACTTTGGCGCGCTGATTCAATACCCCAACAATGTGGGTGGTGTTGAAGACTACCAGGAGTTTATCCAGAAAGTACACACCGTGGGCGCTTTTGCAGGCGTAGCTACCGACCTGCTGGCACTGACGCTGCTGGCTTCTCCGGGTGAGCTGGGTGCAGACGCCGCTTTTGGCTCCGCACAACGTTTTGGCGTTCCTTTGGGTTTTGGTGGTCCTCACGCGGCTTTCTTCTCCGTGAAAGACGACTTTAAACGTTCTATCCCCGGCCGTATCATTGGTGTGAGCATCGACGCACAAGGCCAGCGTGCACTGCGTATGGCGCTGCAGACACGTGAACAGCATATCAAACGCGAAAAAGCAACTTCCAATATCTGTACAGCACAGGCCCTGCTGGCTAACATGGCGGCAATGTACGCTGTATACCATGGCCCAGAGGGACTGAAGAACATCGCTACCCGCGTAGCGTTGCTCACCACTGCGCTGGCAGAAAAATTACAGGCAAAAGGACTGAAACTGGCCGCAGGCAACTTCTTCGACACCATCGTAGTAGAAGGCGCCAGCGATGTGAAGGCAGCCGCTGAAGCAGCCGGTATCAACTTCCGTTACTTCGCCAATGGCCAGGTAGGTATCTCCCTCGATGAAACCGCCACCATTGCCGACGTAAACGACATTCTGCGTGTATTCGGCGCCGGTAGCGTGGACGCAGCCGGTGTTTCCAACGGCAAAGCCGCTATCCCGGCCGGCCTGCAACGTACTTCCGCTTACCTGCAGCACCCGGTGTTCAACAGCTACCACAGCGAATCGCTGATGATGCGTTACCTGAAAATGCTGGAAAACAAAGACCTGTCCCTGAACACCTCCATGATCTCCCTCGGTTCCTGCACCATGAAACTGAATGCAGCTTCCGAAATGATCCCGCTGAGCTGGGCCCACTGGAGCAAGATGCACCCGTTTGCCCCGAAAGAACAGGCCGGCGGTTACCTGCAAATGACTGCCGAACTGGGCGAATACCTCAGCCAGATCACTGGTTTCGACGCGTGCAGCCTGCAGCCTAACAGCGGCGCACAGGGCGAATACGCCGGTCTGCTGGTGATCCGTCAATACCATGAAAGCAGAGGCGAAGGACACCGCAACGTGATGCTGATCCCTATCAGCGCCCACGGTACCAACCCTGCTTCCGCAGTAATGGCTGGCTTCAAGGTAGTAGTGGTCAAAGCGCTGGAAAACGGTTACATCGACGTGGCCGACCTCAAAGCCAAAGCTGCTTTACACGCTAATGACCTTGCCGGTATCATGATCACTTATCCTTCCACCTACGGCGTATATGAAGAATCAGTGAAAGAAATCTGCGCTACCATCCACGAACACGGTGGCCAGGTATACATGGACGGCGCCAATATGAACGCACAGGTAGGCCTTACCGCTCCTGGTATCATCGGCGCAGACGTATGCCACCTGAACCTGCACAAAACCTTCGCTATCCCTCACGGTGGCGGCGGTCCCGGCATGGGCCCCATCTGCGTGGCCAAACACCTGGCACCGTTCCTGCCAGGCCATGTGGAACTGAACAACGGTAAAGTATCCCACGCCGTATCTGCAGCACCGTTCGGTTCTGCCAGCATCCTGCTCATTTCTTACGCTTATATCCGCATGCTCGGCAACACCGGTCTGAAACAGGCTTCCGAATACGCTATCCTGAACGCCAACTACATGAAGGCCAGACTGGAAAAAGCATACGATATCCTGTACACCGGTGTGAACGGCACCTGCGCCCACGAGTTCATCGTAGACCTCCGTCCGTTTAAAGCATCTGCCGGCATTGAAGCGGAAGATGTGGCCAAACGCCTGATGGACTACGGCTTCCACGCTCCTACCATGAGCTTCCCGGTACCGGGCACCATCATGATCGAGCCTACCGAAAGTGAAGACAAAGGAGAACTGGACCGCTTCTGCGACGCCCTGCTGGCAATCCGCGAAGAGATCCGCGCCGTGGAAGAAGGTACTGCCGACAAACAAAACAACGTACTTAAAAACGCGCCTCATACCCAGCACGTGATCACTGCCGATGAATGGAACCGTCCTTACGGCCGTCAACAGGCAGCTTACCCGCTGGAATACGTGAAAGCCAATAAATTCTGGCCTTCCGTAAGCCGTGTGAATAACACCCACGGCGACAGAAACCTGATCTGCACCTGCGAACCCGTAAGTGCTTACGAGGAATCTGTAGCGTAA
- a CDS encoding Crp/Fnr family transcriptional regulator, which translates to MDQQDMYGLLLQHVARHIQLTAEEQQYFVSLLKPRRLQRRQWLLQAGDTCRYENFIVEGCLRSYITDRNDAEHVLHFAVEDWWITDLESLLTQTPSQVSIEALEPSLVLQLERDALQALYQQVPSFERFFRILHQNAYLAQNRRILQNISHTAAERYDAFLQQYPAIAARVPQKYLASYLGMTPVFLSQLRQQKAGRLK; encoded by the coding sequence ATGGACCAGCAAGACATGTACGGGCTGCTGTTGCAGCACGTGGCCCGGCATATACAGCTTACAGCGGAAGAACAGCAATATTTCGTCAGCCTGCTGAAACCACGCCGCCTGCAGCGGCGCCAGTGGTTGCTGCAGGCCGGCGACACCTGCCGCTATGAAAACTTCATCGTGGAAGGATGCCTGCGTTCCTATATCACCGACCGGAACGACGCTGAGCACGTATTGCATTTTGCGGTAGAAGACTGGTGGATCACCGACCTGGAAAGTCTGCTCACACAAACCCCCTCACAGGTGAGCATCGAGGCGCTGGAGCCTTCGCTGGTATTGCAGCTGGAACGCGACGCCCTGCAGGCCCTTTATCAGCAGGTTCCCTCATTTGAACGGTTTTTCAGGATACTCCACCAAAATGCCTATCTGGCGCAGAACCGCCGCATCCTGCAGAATATCAGCCATACGGCGGCCGAACGTTACGATGCTTTCCTGCAACAATACCCTGCCATTGCCGCCCGTGTACCCCAGAAATACCTCGCTTCCTACCTGGGCATGACCCCTGTTTTCCTCAGCCAGCTGCGGCAGCAGAAGGCCGGGAGATTAAAGTAG
- a CDS encoding alkaline phosphatase family protein, whose amino-acid sequence MKRIFILLTAAFLMTTGLQAQDTAQLMVEGRKNSASQQTKPYVIMISIDGFRYDYAEKYNAQNLLRLSGQGVRATAMQPSFPTLTFPNHYTLATGMYPAHHGLVDNHFYDRKRDAVYKVGDRDAVEDGTWYGGVPLWVLAEKQQLVSASYFWVGSESAIQNIRPTYYFKYQEKNNIDQRIQTVVNWLQLPAEQRPHLITFYFPEVDHMGHRYGPESDSVKSAVQFVDAAIGRMQEAVNKLNLPVNFIIVSDHGMARADTEHTLSLPDNPALKPLRIVSTNEKIMLYGNNEAEIKAAYDFLKQHEHHYTAYLKKETPERWHYGQEDVYNRIGDIVVVAEANYAFANPAKKMSPGHHGFDNNLTEMNAIFMAWGPAFKPNTRVATFENIHVYPLVARILGLDITQPIDGKLEVLEPVLNQ is encoded by the coding sequence GTGAAGCGGATTTTCATTTTACTGACGGCAGCATTTCTCATGACGACCGGCCTGCAGGCGCAGGACACGGCACAACTGATGGTGGAAGGCCGGAAAAACAGCGCCTCCCAGCAAACAAAACCCTACGTGATCATGATCTCGATCGACGGGTTCCGGTATGATTACGCAGAGAAATACAACGCGCAAAACCTGCTCCGTCTCTCCGGCCAGGGTGTAAGGGCCACGGCCATGCAACCTTCTTTTCCTACGTTGACGTTCCCTAACCACTATACACTGGCTACCGGCATGTACCCGGCACATCACGGGCTGGTAGACAACCATTTCTATGACCGTAAGCGGGACGCGGTCTATAAAGTAGGCGACCGCGACGCAGTGGAAGACGGCACCTGGTATGGCGGCGTACCCCTCTGGGTGCTGGCAGAAAAACAACAGCTGGTCAGCGCCAGCTATTTCTGGGTAGGCTCTGAAAGCGCCATCCAGAACATCCGGCCTACCTATTATTTTAAGTACCAGGAAAAAAACAACATCGACCAGCGTATTCAGACAGTGGTGAACTGGCTGCAGCTGCCGGCAGAGCAACGCCCGCACCTTATTACTTTTTACTTCCCGGAAGTAGACCATATGGGGCATCGTTACGGTCCTGAAAGCGACAGCGTGAAAAGCGCCGTACAGTTTGTGGACGCCGCCATCGGCCGCATGCAGGAAGCAGTGAACAAACTGAACCTGCCCGTCAACTTTATCATCGTGTCAGATCATGGCATGGCGCGCGCAGACACGGAACACACGCTCTCCCTGCCGGACAACCCTGCATTAAAACCGCTGCGTATCGTTTCCACCAACGAGAAAATAATGCTCTATGGTAATAATGAAGCGGAAATCAAAGCTGCTTACGATTTCCTGAAGCAGCATGAGCATCACTACACTGCCTACCTGAAAAAAGAAACGCCGGAAAGATGGCACTACGGCCAGGAAGACGTGTATAACCGCATCGGCGACATCGTGGTAGTGGCAGAGGCCAACTACGCTTTCGCCAACCCTGCTAAAAAAATGTCTCCCGGTCACCATGGCTTCGATAACAATCTTACGGAGATGAATGCTATCTTCATGGCCTGGGGACCAGCCTTCAAACCGAATACACGCGTCGCCACTTTCGAAAACATACATGTGTACCCGTTAGTAGCCCGTATTCTCGGCCTTGATATCACCCAGCCGATAGATGGTAAACTGGAAGTGCTGGAACCGGTATTAAACCAATAG